A stretch of DNA from Melospiza melodia melodia isolate bMelMel2 chromosome Z, bMelMel2.pri, whole genome shotgun sequence:
CTTCTCATCTACACGGGGAAGCATTAATTACTGAACTGAAGCATTAACTACTAAATATTGAATTAAAAAATTAAGCCAAACAAGCAGTAAACCTATCTGTATTGTCATTACTTACAGGTAGCTCTGCAAATATAATTCCAAATGTATTTGGATACGACCCGACAGTTTGATTTATTTAGCCTCAAACACCACATATACAAAGCTACAGTAAGCGTTAAATTGCTACAGAAAAATACATGTAAAGTTTTCTGGTTTTCTAACTACTTGCAGAGGTATTTTAATTTCAGATCCTTAACATGATGTTTATTTAGTCAAAATTCTAAAATGACAGCTGCAACAGGAGTATCAGAAATGTCACCAAAAACTAGAAAATctatttctgttatttttttacCTTTGAATTACTTTACTGAAACATAATTCAGCTTGCATGAGTCTTCCCAAGTGTTTCAGACAGAGGCCTTTCAGCAGCTGCAACATGCACACATCATCCACATAGTATTCATTGTGATCTAACAGTGAAAGTAAGATATGTCAAACAATTTGAAGACATCATGAAAAGGAAAATTAGATTTTCAATAGGGAATATGTATTCAGATGCAGGATGTTGCTTCTTATGTTCTATACCTCAAAATGTACATATCCCTTCAGGCATGGTTTAAAATACTGCTTACTAAAGAAGATGCACCCATGACATCTGTATCTTTCTCTTAAAAGACAGGCAaagaagaaataagaaaaattgAAACATCCAACAAATGGGCATAAACTTCATTAACTGAAGATTAAACAGTCAATAATTAAATGTATTACATTACATAAATAGTCATTGTATAAAGATTTCTTACTTGCCTTACTTAAAGACTTCTTACTTCTTTATAGCTAAAACTACAGTGAGACAGGAACCATCATATTATCTTAACAGCTCCCCCTGTAACAGAGCACTGGCAGACCTCCAGTAGCATCAGTAGCATTAGAAAACCTGTAAAACCACCCCACGACCTTCTTACAGAACTCTTCAAAAGCATCATTTTCAGGTACAAATTCAAGAAACAATGTTTGCTAGTATTTTTTGTCATCTCTAATGTTTGAGAAGCCTCAGAAGTAGTGTataatatttgaaaaatatttgtaaataaGTAATAGTGTATAATATTTGAAAAACTTCATTGAAAGTTTTATGTTCGATAGAGCTAAAAATACCAGATGAAAGAGGGTGTTTGAAACAATTCAAAATTTACTTAACAAGTGTGATCCTTTTTAGTTCTCTTAGTTTGTAGCATTTGCTGGGTACAtggaaggaaaagaaatgaaagaaaacacaTATGGATAGACAGATGGCACTACATACATTAACAATTCAAGAAGCAAAACACTCTCCCTTCAGATCATGTTGTTTACAACTAATTACCAGCTCTCTAAGGtcacattattttttttccttaatagtcTGCCAAAGAAATCCTACATAAACAGTTCTGAAACATGCAAGACTAATGCATTTTAGGACTCCGCAAAGTGCTTTGCCATCATGTTCAGCCTTACTTCTGTCTGTGTTTAAACCCAGAAAGTCTTGATAGATTGTAACTGACAGACTGCGCTTTTAGGGACAGCAGAAGTGCAGCACAGGAGTACTTTGCATTCTCTCTAGCCTGTTTTGCTAGGCTAAGGTGTTGGACTCTGTGACTGTCTCCTGAAGGACTCATTCATTGAAATAACTAGGGGCATGCACTGATGTCAGTAAGGGCTCACCAGTCTTTAAAAACTTCAACTAATACTCTAATTTCCCAAAAGTATAGAAGCTAAAACATTAACACTAAATGCACAAATAACAAATGCACAGGCCAATTTAACACAGATAACCTTGCAATAAATGTGGGAGAACCATCTTTGCAGCTGCAGTGGTCTACAACAAAGGATGTATCAATACTAGgattaaaaaaaacaagcaaaaaattattttttcttgaaGTTAAATAATCTGTTTTTATATATTgcatatgaaaaaaaataaagattcccagaaatcctggggaaaaaaaaataaaaacaccatCTCTAATGTCCTCCATTTGTTCCTTCTACCATCTCTATTTTCAGCTCTATACAACATAAAATTACTTTCAGTCCTTGAGAGATCCCATGCTGGGCCTGTTCATGTgaaacaaatgaaataaaaacagtTCTATGAAGTCTCAATCCCAAAATGACCTTTGTGTATAATCAACACCCTTCTTTCACAGCACCTTAGCAATCCTTTGATATTACTACCACTAAAAATGGTCTATTAAAATTTTATTGTAACCTTGTCAGCAgccttaatcttttttttttttttttggaattcaGTAGCAACTCTTTATTTTCACTGAATCCGTATCTTTAAAAGCAGATCAAAATCACATCTATGAAATCCAGAATAAAATAACATCTGACAGAAGTTATTACTAAAAAAAGAACCCAGAAAGTATATACACTTCCAGACTATATCCTATTTGCAAACAGTGAATTTCCATAAGAAAAAACAcagtgattttatctccattGCTTTAATTTTGGTACCTTGTACATCTTTCCTCAGAGATTCAATAGAAAATTTACTTCACTGTTACAACAGATGAGTACTTCCAGTACAAATCACAGCACAATACAGCACTGGATTTCCAACAGGTTCTGTCAGAACTCTCCATGTGGAACTCATGGGAATTACTTTATTTGCAAGTATCTTGCATGTCACTACACTTTTGTTTAATATtacaagaaaaaaggaaaacacttGAGATTTAAAAGGCACACTGTTGATCCTGCAGAAAAGTGAAGGGCAACACAGAAAATAAAGGAACCCCATTCAAACATGGCCATACAGGTTACTCTCATTTGGTTTATTATATCATCCAGATTTGACCATTATAAATTTCTTGCACGTCCCTGGATAATTTCTTATGCATCGTCTCAATTTACACTATAAATCATACTTAGGTATATATTACATTTCTGAATTGCTGTTTTAACCACTAAAATTGTTCGTAAGTGTGACTTACGGTTTAGTGTTCATAACCACTAAACCATACAACCATTAAACTGCTAAATTGTTCCTTAATGTGAGTAGAATCTGCGttcaataaaaattattttaatgaattaTCATTTAAAAAGATTCACATGAAAAATGACATTTATTCTAGAAAAACTCAAAAGAGAATTCTCCCCAAAAATTCACATGACAGGTAAAAGAACTATGCTGATAAAATCTGACAAAAATCAAGTACTTATGCAGTAAACCAGTTGTAATAAATGAATTTAAATTCTTTTAGGAGTAAATTATGGGCTGATTCTCTAAACATTACTCCAAGATGTAAAACCATGGTCAAAGTTTATTCATTAAGTATATTTAATTTTACAACTAGCAAATTTTgccagaaagcaaaacaaaaaacccgaCTCATTCATGCATAGCACTTCATCAAATATTTTATACTTTGTCATAGTCTCTGCAGCATGTGTCATATGTAATAAAGCATGATATGAATTGGTTTagataaaatatttttcagacATTTAAGATATTAGCAGATTATGGTCCAAGAACACTCTCAAAGACAAGAAAAAACTAAGCTAGACCAGCCATGTTCTGTAACCAATAACCTGATGTCCCTGAGTTATCTGTATTCTTCTGCAGCATCAATCACACTGCATAAAGAACATATTGAGGAACCATGCCTAAATTTCGTGAGGCTCCAAAACTTCCATACTTTGACTTAATTAGAACATTGTCAAAGCCAACACTTACATCACAGAATATAAGAAGACAAAAGCATAGAAAAATGTCAGCATTTCTTATAAGATTATTAATTCCACCTTAATTGATCACTTACTAGTTTCATTTTGTAGAGCAGCTTCTTCTTTCTCAATTGTTACCAGTAAGTTTTCAGTAAGGTCTGCTCTTTTGCCCACAATTGCAAATCCATTCCAGACATACATCAtttcctgattaaaaaaaaaacaaaaccaaccaaccaacacaaAAAGGTGAGAACAACCCATGGAATTGCATAAATATTTAACTAAAGAGTGCCTCTGAAAAGGCTGTTGTGGAACATTTTTGAGTATATAAAATACTACCAAAGCTTGTTTTGGTACAACACATCTATGAATAGGAAAGGAAAAATTACATTGAATGTGTGCTGACAAAGGTAATTTGTGTTTTTAAGAGTTGAATGTTTTGATGCCTTTTTAACGGATTCTACTGTCATGTATTTTCACAGATcttcagaaattaaactgaacagATTTTATCAGGACAGTTTACCATCACCCACATAACATGTCAGCAAAACCGGATGCTTTAGATCAAACTTGTGGTCCCTGCCACCTAAAATAAAGAAGGAGCTAAAAGTAGTTCTTTCTAAAGGATGATAGGGAAATTTGGAATTTGCATTTGAGTGTGTTCTTGTATATACAGCATACTTATGTAAGCATGCACCCAAAACCACGCTCTAAATGCGCTAATCGATAGACAATTACCTGCCATTCAGGGCAAAACTGGAGGTAGATAAAACTTTCTGGATAAAAATGTGATTCCAGTAGGCACATCCAACATATGATTTTACTATAGTTTCTACAAAATTTTGTTGCAAAAAAATCAAGGCAAATCCTGGAAACATATCTTCCCAGATGGCTCAGTACAACAGCAAGCAATAAGCTTGATTTGATACATTATTACATTGTAAAACTTGAGGAGAATAAGGGTTAATGCTCACCAACAAGGAGCTTTGCCAAGATCTTTACTCAGTCATTACAAACTAGAGTATCATTTGTTCTACCGTAATTGAAATTACACCTCTGAAATATGATGCCTAATGTCATTCTGAAGCTGATACAATACATTGGTGAAATATTTCCACTTGCATTTGTAGTGTAAATATGTACATTTtcagacagagaaaaaaatctgGTTGTATCAAAGTCTGAAACAATGTTAATAACATCATCAACTACATCATGCTAGATTATTTCAACTCTGTAGTCCTGTCTAATTTATACTTACTGAAATAAACCATACATTATGTTTGGTTATGCTTAGTCCATGATGAAAATATTCctaaattaaaacagaatgctGAATTTGACAGCAAGACCAAATACATATATTCACAACTTACAAGCACTCTGCTGTACAAGCCCAAGACAAATTTTACTTAATCCTCTACATGCAATTTAATACAGAATGAATTTTAGAACCAGAGGATTACTTTTATTTAGACTCCTCCATCTATATCAATGAGCATTAACATAAAAAATTTCTTCTTGAATTAGGTTTTTCATGCACAGTTGTTGGTAAATTATGCACATACAAAGATTTTAGCATACACATATGAGAAGTATCAGTGCTGTGCACACAGAAGCAGACTGTGCAATACTAATGACTCTGATGTTGAAATATAGGAAATTAGAATAGCATTCATAAAGTTACTTCATCTTCTGCTTGTTTTAATCAGACTCAAtacaagggaaataaaaaaacacaaaaaaccaaccaCCACACTTCATTTTCATAAGAAAAACAGAAAGTACCAAAGTACTCTTTAACTTCCTAATGAGTCTAGAAGACAAGGACTAAAATCTCACCAACCTAAAGAACATTAATGCAGTTTTCTGTATGCTGAGCTTTTCACATGAAAAATATGGCACTTGTTTTATATTGCTGCTTAGTTGGTAGTATGATCCAGTCTCTAACACTTTTCACCAAAATCACATTGAATTAATGCAGTACTTCTTTAAAAAACTTAAAATGCAGACATATAATACCTGACAATATTATTCCTTCCCTGTATAATGAACTATTCtgatttcttttctctttgaaaAGGATGAAAACAAAGCAAGAACAAATACCAAGGCAGGTAATATCAGCTTCACTGGTTGAGGACATGCATAGCGTCGAGCTTTCCTAACTGCAAACTTCTCAGTCGGGATAGATTTTCCTGCAATTCTCTGTTTTAGACCATCCACTTGTCTACAagaagggaaaatggaaaaaagaagttttttgttggtattttttttatcATCTCATTTTAGTTAGAAAGACTTACTGTTATCCTCTGAAATTTAACATCTTAAAATTTTTTTACACCATGGAGACCAGAGCTGCAGGATTTATCTTTGCTGATAAAAGCAATTCTAATGCTaaaggcaaagagaaaaaaaatggaaagtttATGGTTATAAGCAAGAAGTAAAACACACAAGATAAAGACATGGGAGGACAAAGAGTGCACATTCAGCTGCTTTATAAAAGTTTACCTGAATAAAGACACTATGTCCTCACCAGTCCTCTTCAAATCATCCTCTGGAAGCATACACAAAATTGCTGCCTTCTGGAATACGTATATTGCCTGTTTCAAAAAGAAACAGCAACAGATTACCACATCTGATTTTCTGTGTTTAATCAATACATTAAAGACTCAAATCTCTCACCCAATTGCTGTAGCAAAGTATTCCCATAATTCTCAGGCTGATATAACTATAAAAGTTTAGTATTCCCTTTGTCACAGAATTTATGCTGTAAgtttatttttaatgtatttatatttttatatcagTCAGAAAGTTAAAGGTATCCCCTGCAAAAATCAGGAGAATTTATTATGCAAACCACTGTCAAAGAGATGAGGTTAAATGACTTAACTGTTCTAAAGTCCATTACTGTTATTATACGATCTATTACTTGTAGACATGAAAAAACCAGACGGAAATATCTGGGTACTGATTCAAGGAATGTTTAATAACTGggttttgcaggaaaaaaaaatccataattcTATTAAAGACACTTGCATTTCATGCTGAATATACTATTCTCTTCCTCTTTTGCCAAGAATTAGATGTATACCCTTTTTCATTAAGATAATAAAAGAGTAATCTATAGAGGAACAGATAATAATAATGCATAAAAGGTTATTGGCTTGGTTCATTGCGCTTGCTTCATACCGTGAaaaacatttttacaaggaaaagGTTATCTGATAGCCCAGCTTTTCTTGTGAGatcctgtccccagcagccttTCTCATTTTTTGCCACAAAGCATCTGAAGATTAGGTGTGTGTGTTTATAAACACCAAACACAGTTTCTTCAGCCAAGTTTTACTAGTGAATATTAGAATTTGACTCGAGACACAAGTTTACAGTTTTCCCACCCCTCTTCTTTCTCCCAACCTGGGTAAGGACCTCCATTTTTGGAGGGGCCAAAGCATTGCTGCTTATGGTTCTGCTGCTTCAAAATGTGAAATAAAAAGTCATCCTTAACCACCCAGTTAAAACAGTTTGGTCCCATTGTGTCTCTGTTTATGAGTTTCTTAGGAAAGCAAACATTACACTTATTGTGCAAAATTAAAAGTGACTTTAACTGTAGAGACCACTGGTATACCACAACAATGTCCACCTGCCCATTTACCTTAGACCACCTGCTCTCTTTGCTGAGCAGGTCTGCATACCGATATGCCTGAAGCCAGTCCTGCTGGAAGGTGTAGCACCACATCAGTTCCCAGTAACAGAGATGATGAATCTGTTTCCACTCTTGCTGGGCTGCTATGCAGTCTTGGAACCTCAACTGTGCCTATGAGTAAGAAGTTAAGGAAGAATGATGAAAACTGGCTCAATTATAGCTCCATGTGAGAGCAGCGTCTAATTACAGGACAAGCTCTTACCTAGCACCCAGGTGGAAAAACACCTGACAAGTAAAATGAGATAAACTTCCCTTTCAGTCTCACTTAGAGAGAGGGCTGGAATCAACATTGACAGTGAATGTGAACAGGGGTAACAGCATACTTATCAGTCCAACTGATACATAGATGAATTGTTTTTCCTCCTCAGGCTAAACACTAAAcaaaaattttagaaaaaaaatatcatttaCCTTTTCAAAATTTCCTTTCAGTATATCTATTCTGGCAGCATAAAATAGAATAATGGAACCCTTGAAAAGAGATGAGAAAAATAACCAATTAGGAGTTTGAGCATAGGGAAATACATTTCTGTTATAACATTTATTAGAAATACGCACATTTGGAAATTTCAGGAGGTAGGGTTCGAGGAGACTGTCTGCTTCCTGAAGGTTGGCTTCCCCTGTACCTAGAAAATGTAACAAACCAACCTCAATGTACTTAAAAGAATCCAAGTTTTCACATTGTATTTGACAGATCAATGGATGATAGCTTTATGTGAAAGCAGAATTATTTCATCATCTTGTGTTTCTATAAACTAAATTCTTGTCTCAAAGATACTTTGTGATTTAAAAATACTAAATGTCTGtaaattgaaaaaaattacaGACAATATAGGAATATTTTTTAGACTGTTCCATCACTGATCCTAGTTATATTTTTAAATCCCTTTAATTGCTTTAGCAAGATAGGAAAACATCCTCAGCTGCCTCTTCTCCTAATTTTGAAATCAGTAATGAAATACAAGTGATACTGGAAGAAATGAAGTTCTCCTTAATTTCCTGATGAGCCTGAGGGACAAGTACTAAAATACTTAAATATTAAAGAATGAGAAAATATATGGTAAAGAAGCATATAGAATTAATTACGACTTCCAGCTCTAAATGGCAAAAATAGTTAGTTCTGGTTGTATAGCTTTTTTCTGGAGATAGTTTTCACAACATCTGATTTAAATTTATGGATAATGATTTTTCTGTACTTAATAATATTTTGCAATATTTTGCTGTTGAGACAGCCCTGCAAATGGAGCAAGATGTTGGTATAATGCTATCTACCCTCACTATTTCTGCAGACACAACTTTGTCATGGATATTAATTTTAGATCATAATTAAGTATACAGCAAACTCCTATTTGGCCACAATTTTGAAATTCCGTTATAAAAATAAATCACAATATCTATCATAAGGTGTAGCATGACTGAAAAGCTACACAGTGGGTCTCACCAAGGATTAAGGAGACGTAAGTATGATAAACCAACAGGGTGAAAGTACACAGAATGGCCCTCAAACTGCTGCCAGATGCGCCTTCCCGTAGTTGGCAGAGGCCCAACTCCTAAGAAATATCACAAACACATGCAGAATTAACTATAAGTATACAGAGTTACTATCAATTTTTTCTGGCTAATGAAAATTCAATTTTCCCTTCAGATGTAAGTGTTTCACAATTCAGTACTTATCTCAAATCCAACAAAACCCTCTACCAAAATATTTCTGTCACGGCTAACAGCACTCAGGAAGAAGACTAATCTAACTCTTAATAAAATCATGCATTTCAGTGCTCTGGTGAAATGGGAACACCACATGAACCATGCAGACACACAGGTCTACAACCCTTCCCCACTGTGTTCTGACTCAACCTTTCAGAATAACATCCTTCAATCTATGTTCGGTGGGAAACTCTCTCAACTGTTCCAGTGCGACTTGTTGGTGTGAGACTTCCTCCACTGAAAACCCTGGCTACCCTCAATTCTCTTCCATCAAGTCAGCCATAAGTCAACTATTTTGAGGCTCTGACCAAAATATTACCTCTGCTGATACACCAATGTCTAAAGACAGATCCAGATTCATGGAGCCTTATGCAGATCTTAACGCATGAGATTTCCCTTACGCTTCTGTTTAGACCCATTACATAACAGCTTGACTATCTGAGGGGTGTTGAGCTCACAGCTTCCCTAATCAAAAGCAGTGACTCCTCAGAAACATATTTTTGCCTCAAAACAAATATTAACAGATCAGTTTTATTGCATAGC
This window harbors:
- the TTC39B gene encoding tetratricopeptide repeat protein 39B isoform X2 codes for the protein MDLKCALEECSMALNLFLNNKFSEALELLRPWSKDSMYHALGYSTILVMQAAMTFEQQDIQLGISTMKDALQTCQRFRKRSTVVESLSNLVSKQTVDQLTEEEMHAEICYAECLLQKAALTFVQDENMINFIKGGLKIRTSYQIYKECHQVLQTTQGNKSKNETYYQFEGGVKLGIGAFNLMLSLLPGRILRLLEFIGFSGNRELGLCQLREGASGSSLRAILCTFTLLVYHTYVSLILGTGEANLQEADSLLEPYLLKFPNGSIILFYAARIDILKGNFEKAQLRFQDCIAAQQEWKQIHHLCYWELMWCYTFQQDWLQAYRYADLLSKESRWSKAIYVFQKAAILCMLPEDDLKRTGEDIVSLFRQVDGLKQRIAGKSIPTEKFAVRKARRYACPQPVKLILPALEMMYVWNGFAIVGKRADLTENLLVTIEKEEAALQNETNHNEYYVDDVCMLQLLKGLCLKHLGRLMQAELCFSKVIQSEKQIKYDSYLVPFTLYELGLLYKQQDETEKAIRYIETAKNNYKEYSMESRLHFRIHAALDSLKVSPASTP